In one window of Halomarina pelagica DNA:
- a CDS encoding long-chain fatty acid--CoA ligase, whose translation MDAQLTVAGLLDRAADLFPDREIVTKRPDGGLHRYTYADAHSRICQLAHALDDLGVERGERIATVAANDHRHLELYFAPPCSGRSIHMCNVRLPDEHFRYIVNDAEDRVLFVDPAFVEKVEANADALETVERYVVLADEVPETSLDPVIAYEDLVAGYPTAYDWPDLDEWDECGMCYTSGTTGRPKGVAYTHRAIYLHSLMCGHVDANGIGESDVVLPVVPMFHANGWGIPYAATFVGAKQVLPGVHTDPGSVAELVADEGVTVSAAVPTIWLEMAEYLDEHPEVDISNVDRLTVGGSAPPESLIRRYDEEYDAPIVQGWGMTETTPLGTLSTLRKELRDLPKEEQYRYRATAGMPVPGIEVRIRDSSGNDVPRDGESMGELQIRGPWVAGEYHNRPDANRESFTEDGWLRTGDIATMDEHGYVDVKDRTKDVIKSGGEWISSVELENELMAHDAVAEAAVVAVDHETWQERPLACVVLREGADASADDLREHLAERFPKWWLPDAIEFLDSIPRTSTGKFDKRTLREQYDDVVLEGEREEA comes from the coding sequence ATGGACGCCCAACTCACCGTGGCCGGGTTGCTCGACCGCGCGGCCGACCTCTTTCCCGACCGTGAGATCGTCACGAAGCGGCCGGACGGGGGCCTCCACCGGTACACCTACGCGGACGCTCACAGTCGGATCTGTCAGCTCGCGCACGCGCTCGACGACCTCGGAGTCGAGCGGGGCGAGCGGATCGCCACCGTCGCGGCGAACGACCACCGCCACCTGGAACTGTACTTCGCGCCGCCGTGCTCCGGCCGGTCGATCCACATGTGCAACGTGCGCCTGCCCGACGAGCACTTCCGGTACATCGTGAACGACGCCGAGGACCGGGTGCTGTTCGTCGACCCGGCGTTCGTCGAGAAGGTGGAGGCCAACGCCGACGCCCTCGAGACCGTAGAGCGGTACGTCGTGCTGGCCGACGAGGTCCCCGAGACCTCCCTCGACCCCGTGATCGCCTACGAGGACCTCGTCGCGGGCTACCCGACGGCGTACGACTGGCCCGACCTCGACGAGTGGGACGAGTGCGGGATGTGCTACACCTCGGGGACGACGGGGAGGCCGAAGGGCGTCGCCTACACCCACCGCGCCATCTACCTCCACAGCCTCATGTGCGGGCACGTCGACGCCAACGGGATCGGCGAGTCCGATGTCGTCCTCCCCGTCGTCCCGATGTTCCACGCCAACGGGTGGGGCATCCCCTACGCCGCGACGTTCGTCGGCGCGAAGCAGGTCCTCCCGGGCGTCCACACCGACCCGGGGTCGGTCGCGGAACTCGTCGCGGACGAGGGGGTGACCGTCTCGGCCGCCGTCCCGACGATCTGGCTGGAGATGGCCGAGTACCTCGACGAGCACCCCGAGGTGGACATCTCGAACGTCGACCGCCTGACCGTCGGCGGGAGCGCCCCGCCCGAGTCCCTCATCCGGCGGTACGACGAGGAGTACGACGCACCGATCGTCCAGGGCTGGGGGATGACCGAGACTACGCCGCTGGGGACGCTCAGCACGCTCCGGAAGGAACTGCGGGATCTCCCGAAGGAAGAACAGTACCGCTACCGCGCCACGGCGGGGATGCCCGTCCCCGGGATCGAGGTTCGGATCCGCGATAGCAGTGGAAACGACGTCCCCCGCGACGGCGAGTCGATGGGCGAACTCCAGATCCGCGGCCCGTGGGTGGCCGGGGAGTACCACAACCGGCCGGACGCGAACCGCGAGTCGTTCACCGAGGACGGGTGGCTCCGGACGGGCGACATCGCGACGATGGACGAGCACGGCTACGTCGACGTCAAGGACCGGACGAAGGACGTGATCAAGTCCGGCGGGGAGTGGATCTCCAGCGTCGAACTGGAGAACGAACTGATGGCCCACGACGCCGTCGCGGAGGCGGCCGTCGTCGCCGTCGACCACGAGACGTGGCAGGAGCGCCCCCTCGCGTGCGTCGTCCTCCGCGAGGGCGCGGACGCCTCCGCGGACGACCTGCGCGAGCACCTCGCAGAGCGCTTCCCGAAGTGGTGGCTCCCCGACGCGATCGAGTTCCTCGATTCGATCCCGCGCACCTCGACCGGGAAGTTCGACAAGCGGACGCTGCGCGAGCAGTACGACGACGTAGTGCTGGAGGGGGAGCGGGAGGAGGCGTGA
- a CDS encoding acyl-CoA dehydrogenase family protein: MTTQDAPSSGVSFETTEEWRLIRSSLDEFIEREVAALEDDLGETWSNPRLRHEADGRLVPEVVEAIEEVRRRSAEAGFYAMNVPEEAGGEGVSNVTWYRAKKHVASHGPGLSRHVLAGPEGPKPLLLQAEGEQVERYLEPTVRAEKSAGFAQTEPGAGSDSPAMRTRAERDGDEWVLNGTKQWITNAPYADFLQVFARTTPREEAGRYGGITCFLVERDEYEVGSLNNAVGSVGRQAEVHLDDVRLGDERVLGEVGEAFYAAMGFLSLGRMELGAEAVGLSAFLLDRATAYARDREAFGRPIGAFQGVSHKLAAGRAKSYAADAAGYRLAWTMDEEEEAIEASSIFKWFATRALWEVADATVQVHGGNGLSEDNPFVDALQYARILRIVEGTDEIQLETIAKQMGVR, translated from the coding sequence ATGACAACGCAGGACGCGCCGTCGTCGGGCGTGAGCTTCGAGACGACCGAGGAGTGGCGGCTCATCCGGTCCAGCCTCGACGAGTTCATAGAGCGGGAGGTGGCGGCGCTCGAGGACGACCTGGGCGAGACGTGGTCGAACCCGCGCCTGCGCCACGAGGCCGACGGCCGCCTCGTCCCGGAGGTGGTCGAGGCGATCGAGGAGGTCCGCCGGCGGAGCGCCGAGGCGGGCTTCTACGCCATGAACGTGCCGGAGGAGGCGGGCGGCGAGGGCGTCTCGAACGTGACGTGGTACCGCGCGAAGAAGCACGTCGCGAGCCACGGCCCCGGCCTGTCGCGGCACGTCCTCGCGGGGCCGGAGGGACCGAAGCCGCTGCTCCTCCAGGCGGAGGGCGAGCAGGTCGAGCGGTACCTGGAGCCGACGGTGCGCGCCGAGAAGTCCGCCGGGTTCGCGCAGACGGAACCCGGGGCGGGCTCGGACTCGCCCGCGATGCGGACGCGCGCGGAGCGCGACGGCGACGAGTGGGTGCTGAACGGCACGAAGCAGTGGATCACGAACGCCCCCTACGCCGACTTCCTGCAGGTGTTCGCGCGGACGACCCCGCGGGAGGAGGCCGGGCGCTACGGCGGGATCACCTGCTTCCTCGTCGAGCGAGACGAGTACGAGGTCGGGAGCCTCAACAACGCCGTCGGCTCCGTCGGCCGGCAGGCCGAGGTCCACCTCGACGACGTGCGCCTCGGCGACGAGCGCGTGCTCGGCGAGGTCGGCGAGGCGTTCTACGCGGCGATGGGCTTCCTCTCGCTCGGGCGGATGGAACTCGGTGCTGAGGCGGTCGGACTGTCGGCGTTCCTCCTCGATCGGGCGACGGCGTACGCGCGGGACCGCGAGGCGTTCGGGCGGCCGATCGGGGCGTTCCAGGGTGTCTCGCACAAACTCGCGGCGGGACGGGCGAAGAGCTACGCGGCCGACGCGGCGGGGTACCGGCTCGCGTGGACGATGGACGAGGAGGAGGAGGCGATCGAGGCGTCCTCGATCTTCAAGTGGTTCGCCACGCGGGCGCTCTGGGAGGTCGCGGACGCGACGGTGCAGGTCCACGGCGGCAACGGCCTGAGCGAGGACAACCCGTTCGTGGACGCGCTGCAGTACGCCCGCATCCTCCGGATCGTCGAGGGGACCGACGAGATACAGCTCGAGACCATCGCGAAGCAGATGGGCGTCAGGTAG
- a CDS encoding peroxiredoxin family protein has product MPPTPGDRAPDFESLLCTGETFRSTRLSTALDGGGVLVFSAFAFSAIAENWWKRYDRAGWDAFDVPVLGVSRDGPYAVNAFVRYLDSPFRMFADVDGAASEAYDLLTPRAGMANTSTPMRAVFVLDGERTVRDAWVADDWISPVPREAVEEAVTEL; this is encoded by the coding sequence ATGCCACCGACCCCCGGCGACCGCGCCCCCGACTTCGAGTCGTTGCTCTGTACCGGCGAGACGTTCCGCTCGACGCGCCTCTCTACGGCGCTCGACGGCGGCGGCGTGCTCGTGTTCTCGGCGTTCGCGTTCTCCGCCATCGCGGAGAACTGGTGGAAGCGCTACGACCGCGCCGGCTGGGACGCGTTCGACGTGCCCGTCCTCGGCGTCAGCCGGGACGGCCCCTACGCCGTCAACGCCTTCGTCCGCTACCTCGACAGCCCCTTCCGGATGTTCGCGGACGTGGACGGCGCGGCGAGCGAGGCGTACGACCTCCTCACCCCGCGTGCGGGGATGGCGAACACGTCGACGCCGATGCGGGCCGTCTTCGTCCTCGACGGAGAGCGGACCGTCCGCGACGCGTGGGTGGCCGACGACTGGATCTCGCCCGTCCCGCGCGAGGCGGTCGAGGAGGCGGTCACCGAGCTGTAG
- a CDS encoding glutathione S-transferase N-terminal domain-containing protein, with amino-acid sequence MTRTLYRLEGCPYCELVVDKLDELDLDFESVWVEGLHSKRDEVKRVSGQRAVPVLVDDERGLTMGESANIVDYLERSYGAA; translated from the coding sequence ATGACGCGAACGCTCTACCGGCTGGAGGGCTGTCCGTACTGCGAACTGGTCGTCGACAAGCTCGACGAACTCGACCTCGACTTCGAGAGCGTCTGGGTGGAGGGGCTCCACTCGAAGCGCGACGAGGTGAAGCGCGTCTCCGGCCAGCGCGCGGTGCCGGTGCTCGTCGACGACGAGCGCGGACTCACGATGGGAGAGAGCGCGAACATCGTCGACTACCTCGAACGCTCCTACGGCGCGGCCTGA
- a CDS encoding DUF7563 family protein, whose translation MPSCQNCESFVTEAYVRVFAPQGMESVRVCPRCEDKLRDGAEIRQARSSRGN comes from the coding sequence ATGCCAAGCTGCCAGAACTGCGAGTCGTTTGTGACGGAAGCGTACGTACGAGTGTTCGCCCCGCAGGGGATGGAGTCGGTTCGGGTCTGCCCTCGGTGTGAGGATAAACTGCGCGACGGCGCGGAGATACGCCAGGCGCGGTCGTCGCGCGGGAACTGA
- a CDS encoding cupin domain-containing protein, translating into MGYEIVHTDDVPITDLSQIDEVPPDLDTRAIDEALGTENLKVKLWYFDPGEEIQYHAHAEQEELYYVLQGTFSLKVGKSGEEEIVEAGPGTFYAAGPMTGHGHRNVGDEPGIVLALGAPAVDDPGLDPHSLDE; encoded by the coding sequence ATGGGCTACGAGATCGTCCACACCGACGACGTCCCGATCACCGACCTCTCGCAGATCGACGAGGTCCCCCCGGACCTCGACACCCGGGCGATCGACGAGGCGCTCGGAACGGAGAACCTGAAGGTGAAACTCTGGTACTTCGACCCCGGCGAGGAGATCCAGTACCACGCCCACGCCGAACAGGAGGAACTGTACTACGTCCTCCAGGGGACGTTCTCGCTCAAGGTCGGCAAGTCGGGCGAGGAGGAGATCGTCGAGGCCGGGCCGGGGACGTTCTACGCCGCCGGCCCGATGACGGGACACGGCCACCGGAACGTCGGCGACGAGCCGGGGATCGTCCTCGCGCTCGGCGCGCCGGCGGTCGACGATCCGGGGCTCGACCCGCACAGCCTCGACGAGTAG
- a CDS encoding SIR2 family NAD-dependent protein deacylase, translating into MDEDELRFAAGALGDAERAVAMTGAGVSTASGIPDFRGSDGVWTRYDPEDFHISRFEADPEGFWDDRLALVEELYGEGREPNRAHEALAALEREGHIGGVITQNVDGLHQAAGSDRVVELHGNGERVVCTDCGGTDDLDAVRSRAADLPPRCRRCDGLLKPDVVLFGERLPDYAWYRAHAMAQRADAVLVVGSSLSVEPAASLPREAAGRGATLVVVNRERTALSGRAEYDFRADATEALPRIRDALADY; encoded by the coding sequence ATGGACGAGGACGAACTCCGGTTCGCGGCGGGCGCGCTCGGCGACGCGGAGCGCGCGGTCGCGATGACGGGCGCGGGGGTGAGCACCGCCTCCGGTATCCCCGACTTCCGCGGATCGGACGGCGTCTGGACGCGCTACGACCCGGAGGACTTCCACATCAGCCGCTTCGAGGCCGACCCGGAGGGGTTCTGGGACGACCGCCTCGCCCTCGTCGAGGAACTGTACGGGGAGGGGCGCGAGCCGAACCGCGCCCACGAGGCGCTCGCGGCGCTCGAACGCGAGGGCCACATCGGGGGCGTGATCACCCAGAACGTCGACGGCCTCCACCAGGCGGCCGGGAGCGACCGCGTCGTCGAACTCCACGGCAACGGCGAGCGGGTCGTCTGCACCGACTGCGGGGGGACCGACGACCTGGACGCGGTGCGGTCCCGCGCCGCCGACCTCCCGCCGCGCTGTCGGCGCTGCGACGGCCTCCTGAAGCCCGACGTGGTGCTCTTCGGGGAGCGACTGCCCGACTACGCCTGGTACCGGGCCCACGCGATGGCCCAGCGCGCCGACGCCGTCCTCGTCGTGGGGTCGTCGCTGTCGGTCGAACCGGCCGCCAGTCTGCCGCGCGAGGCCGCCGGGCGCGGCGCGACGCTCGTCGTCGTCAATCGGGAGCGCACCGCCCTCTCGGGGCGGGCCGAGTACGATTTCCGCGCGGACGCGACCGAGGCACTCCCACGCATCCGCGACGCTCTCGCCGACTACTAG